In Haemorhous mexicanus isolate bHaeMex1 chromosome 6, bHaeMex1.pri, whole genome shotgun sequence, a single window of DNA contains:
- the LOC132328557 gene encoding mas-related G-protein coupled receptor member D-like yields MEVSTMTPLFTSPADRPGQCEITVSSMAMHFVTLLVGLCGLAGNGAFLWLLQINAITDFVAFNQATIDFLFLIFIVPSTLLFLVEEVSCSAIMPPMYLSLLSQLSLFTYTMGLFQLMFISIERCRSILCLFFCIGQLSEHLLWVLMSALFWALFFVGIAVNPTVTSLCQSHEQEQCQVALTSMYALNLFLFAVPMVISSTILFIHLKPGSQQQHKRLDIVIVLAALFSLPLSLWSLLQQLGYTAVPSQVVFLLTCITSSIKPFIYFLVGSWKRDCSMGSCWRQCSMESCRKHSSMQSLRKAIHGVFEEPEENRAHRNVPSVDTGV; encoded by the coding sequence ATGGAGGTGAGCACCATGACCCCTCTTTTCACCTCACCAGCTGACCGACCTGGTCAGTGTGAGATCACTGTCTCCAGCATGGCCATGCACTTTGTGACACTGCTCGTCGGTCTctgtgggctggctgggaacGGGGCTTTCCTCTGGCTCCTCCAAATTAATGCCATCACTGACTTTGTGGCATTCAACCAGGCCACCATTGacttcctcttcctcattttCATAGTCCCCTCCACCCTGCTCTTCCTTGTGGAGGAAGTGTCCTGCTCTGCTATAATGCCCCCAATGTATTTGAGCTTGCTTTCCCAGCTATCACTGTTCACCTATACCATGGGGCTGTTCCAGCTGATGTTCATCAGCATCGAGAGGTGCAGGTCCATCCTCTGCCTCTTCTTCTGCATTGGACAACTTTCCGAGCACCTCTTGTGGGTGTTGATGAGTGCCCTGTTCTGGGCCTTGTTCTTTGTTGGCATCGCTGTCAATCCCACAGTGACTTCCCTGTGCCAGTCACACGAGCAGGAGCAATGCCAGGTGGCTCTCACCTCCATGTACGCCCTCAACCTCTTCCTATTTGCTGTACCCATGGTCATTTCCAGCACAATCCTCTTCATTCATCTCaagcctggctcccagcagcagcacaagaggCTTGACATTGTTATAGTCCTCGCTGCACTCTTCAGTCTGCCCCTCAGTCTCTggtctctcctgcagcagctcggTTACACGGCTGTGCCCTCCCAGGTGGTTTTCCTGCTCACCTGCATCACCAGCAGCATCAAACCCTTCATCTACTTCTTGGTggggagctggaagagagaCTGCTCcatggggagctgctggagacagtgctccatggagagctgcaggaagcactCCTCCATGCAGTCCCTAAGGAAGGCGATCCACGGGGTGTTTGAGGAGCCAGAAGAGAACAGAGCCCACAGAAATGTTCCCTCTGTGGACACGGGGGTCTGA
- the LOC132328550 gene encoding mas-related G-protein coupled receptor member H-like: MFSFLPTPPSSPPAADLFLPPSPGDCSAFPSSPILCPELCFCIPCQDRPTLPPPSPPHHFHCLHPLHISLLPTESFPLQGAAEEPHGPSLDSPSTDSPSTLTTARGHIPLPAQHPSMEVTTVSPSPASPTEGDNLCETDVTSMSIHSVSLLICLCGLAGNGAVLWLLGSCCLYRNSTILYILGPTLLDFLFLLFLLPSTLLFLLENVSCSVIMPLGYVWLLFRVSLLSYSLWLYTLTFISIKRCTSIHCPLWLCCHRPQHLSWVVFALLGAFFIILITIFAVMLSLCMFQLSEHCWVSLTSMYTFNLLLCAPFMLVSSIILFIKVKPGSHQQQPKRFDIVICLIVLFTLPRSLCNFLQELGYTVVPSQAVFLLACISSTINPFIYFLVGRCRRPCSMGSLRLSLRRIFEEPEKNIAHRDDPSVDTVL; encoded by the coding sequence atgttttccttcctccctaccccaccttcctctcctccagcagctgatcTGTTCCTGCCACCCTCTCCCGGTGACTGCagtgccttccccagctcccccatcCTCTGCCCTGAACTTTGCTTCTGCATCCCTTGCCAGGACAGACCAACCCTACCACCTCCCTCTCCACCCCACCATTTCCACTGCCTTCATCCCCTGCACATCTCACTCCTCCCAACTGAAtccttcccactgcagggagctgctgaggagccacATGGTCCATCCCTGGATTCTCCAAGCACTGACTCCCCATCCACTCTGaccacagccaggggacacatcccactgcctgcccagcatCCATCCATGGAGGTGACCACCGTGTCCCCATCTCCTGCCTCACCCACTGAAGGAGACAATCTGTGTGAGACAGATGTCACCAGCATGTCCATACacagtgtgtccctgctcatcTGCCTctgtgggctggctgggaacggggctgtgctctggctcctTGGCTCCTGCTGTTTGTACAGGAACAGCACCATCCTTTACATCCTCGGGCCGACTCTTTTAgacttcctcttccttctctttctgttgccctccactctgctcttcctgctggaGAATGTGTCCTGCTCTGTCATCATGCCCTTGGGCTATGTGTGGTTGCTTTTCagggtgtcactgctgtcatACAGCTTGTGGCTGTACACGCTGACATTCATCAGCATCAAGAGGTGCACGTCCATCCACTGCCcgctctggctctgctgccaccgTCCCCAGCACCTGTCATGGGTGGTCTTTGCCCTGCTCGGGGCCTTCTTCATCATTCTCATCACTATCTTTGCCGTGATGCTTTCTCTGTGCATGTTCCAGCTAtctgagcactgctgggtgTCTCTCACCTCCATGTACACCTTCAACCTCCTCCTCTGTGCTCCCTTCATGCTCGTTTCCAGCATAATCCTCTTCATTAAGGTCAAGCCTGGCTCccatcagcagcagcccaaGAGATTTGACATTGTTATCTGCCTCATTGTGCTCTTCACTCTGCCCCGCAGTCTCTGCaatttcctgcaggagctcGGCTACACCGTTGTGCCCTCCCAGGCTGTTTTCCTGCTCGCCTGCATCAGCAGCACCATCAACCCCTTCATCTACTTCTTGGTGGGGAGGTGCAGGAGGCCCTGCTCCATGGGGTCCCTACGGCTCTCCCTCAGGAGGATCTTTGAGGagccagaaaaaaacattgCCCACAGGGATGATCCCTCTGTGGACACAGTGCTCTGA
- the LOC132328571 gene encoding mas-related G-protein coupled receptor member H-like encodes MEDMSCSPVMPLLYLSFLFQLSVVSHYWGLFRLTAHSLRKDVASLCKLCCCCQLPERLMWVVWRAKYWVFSPLFTVIPALTFLCPSNEQEHCRAALISMYTIILLLFVAPVVVSCRVDFINAKQGSQQQQPKRRDMIIVLIVPFSFLFTICNFLQQLGYITVSSQVVFLLSCIHSSIKPFIYFLVGRCRRPCTMRSLHCSLQRVFEEPKENTADGDDPAIDRGVWAS; translated from the coding sequence ATGGAGgacatgtcctgctctcctgtcaTGCCCCTGCTGTACCTGagtttccttttccagctctcagTGGTCTCCCACTACTGGGGGCTGTTCCGGCTGACAGCCCACAGCTTACGAAAGGACGTGGCCTCACTCTgcaagctctgctgctgctgccaactTCCCGAGCGCCTGATGTGGGTGGTGTGGAGAGCCAAATACTGggtcttttcccctcttttcacTGTCATTCCTGCTCTGACATTCCTGTGCCCGTCAAACGAGCAGGAGCACTGCCGGGCAGCTCTCATCTCCATGTACACCATCATCCTGCTCCTCTTTGTTGCACCCGTGGTCGTTTCCTGCAGAGTTGATTTCATTAATGCCAagcagggctcccagcagcagcaacccaAGAGGCGTGACATGATTATCGTCCTTATTGTgcccttctctttcctcttcaccATCTGcaatttcctgcagcagcttggtTACATCACTGTGTCCTCCCAGgttgttttcctgctctcctgcatccACAGCAGCATCAAACCCTTCATCTACTTCTTGGTGGGGAGGTGCAGGAGGCCCTGCACCATGAGGTCCCTCCATTGCTCCCTCCAGAGGGTCTTTGAGGAGCCAAAAGAGAACACTGCTGACGGTGATGATCCTGCCATTGACAGGGGGGTCTGGGCCTCTTGA
- the LOC132328569 gene encoding mas-related G-protein coupled receptor member H-like: MAIHSVTLLICLSGLAGNGAVIGLLSLKRRNAAIFALAVIDFLFLLFAGLSTLLILVEDISCSPIVPLLYLNFLFQLSVVSFYWVLFQLMHSSPVQYMYKLWKLCCRWDLPKRLLWVVGTVQYWAFLAIFTVIPTVTFLCPEQEQEHCRAAFIPMFALILLLFAAPMVISHTIDFINAKWGSQQQQPKRRDIVIVLIVLFTFILNIWNFLQQLGYITVSSEVVFLLTCIHSTIKPFIYFLAGQCWRPCAMGSLRLSLQRVFEEPKKKKAHGNDPAMDTGV; the protein is encoded by the coding sequence ATGGCCATACACAGTGTGACACTGCTCATCTgcctctctgggctggctgggaatggggctgtcaTCGGCCTCCTCAGCCTGAAAAGGAGGAACGCTGccatctttgccctggctgtcaTTGACTTCCTGTTCCTCCTCTTTGCAGGGCTCTCCACCCTCCTTATCCTGGTGGAGGACATATCCTGCTCTCCTATCGTGCCCCTGCTGTACCTgaatttccttttccagctgtcagTGGTGTCCTTCTACTGGGTGTTGTTCCAGCTGAtgcacagcagccctgtgcagtATATGTACAAGCTCTGGAAGCTCTGCTGCCGCTGGGACCTTCCGAAGCGCCTGTTGTGGGTGGTGGGCACTGTCCAATACTGGGCCTTCTTGGCTATCTTCACTGTCATTCCCACAGTGACATTCCTGTGCCCagaacaggagcaggagcactgcCGGGCTGCTTTCATCCCCATGTTCGCTctcatcctgctcctctttGCTGCACCCATGGTCATTTCTCACACAATTGATTTCATTAATGCCAAGtggggctcccagcagcagcaacccaAGAGGCGCGACATCGTTATCGTCCTCATTGTGCTCTTCACTTTCATCCTCAACATCTGgaatttcctgcagcagcttggtTACATCACTGTGTCCTCAGAGGTTGTTTTCCTGCTCACCTGCATCCACAGCACCATCAAACCCTTCATCTACTTcttggcagggcagtgctggaggccCTGCGCCATGGGGTCCCTCCGGCTCTCCCTCCAGAGGGTCTTTGaggagccaaaaaaaaaaaaagctcatggAAATGATCCTGCCATGGACACAGGGGTGTGA